From Brachyspira hampsonii:
GACCTTCAGGCTGCGGTAAAACAACTATACTTAGAACTATAGCAGGCTTCATAAAACCTGATTCAGGAGAAGTGCTTTTTGACGGAAAAGTTATTAATGATACTCCTGCTTACAAGAGAGAAGTTAATACAGTGTTTCAGCGATATGCATTGTTTCCGCATTTAAATGTTTTTGAAAATATTGCATTCGGACTTAATCTTAAAAAAGTTCCTAAATCAGAGATTAAAGATAGAGTTCATCAAATGCTTAAAATGGTGAACTTAGAAAATTACGGAAACAGAAATATTGCAAGACTTTCAGGCGGTCAGCAGCAGAGAGTTGCAATTGCAAGGGCACTTATTAATAAACCTAGAGTTCTGCTTCTTGATGAGCCTTTGGGTGCTTTGGATTTGAAACTCAGAAAAGAAATGCAGATAGAATTAAAGAAAATTCAGCAGTCTTTAGAAATTACTTTTGTATATGTTACTCATGATCAGGAAGAAGCATTAACTATGAGCGACACTGTAGCGGTTATGAAAGACGGAGAAATACTTCAGATAGGAACTCCTGAAGATATATATAATGAACCTAAGAATGCATTTATAGCAGACTTCATTGGTGAAAGTAATATTATAGACGGGATTATGCATGATGATTATTCTGTAGAGTTTGCCGGCTATATGTTTGAATGCGTGGACAGAGGTTTTGAAAAATTAGAAAAAGTTGATGTTGTTATAAGACCTGAAGATATAATAGTTGTACCTCCTGACAATGCTAATATATCCGGTTTGGTGGAATCTGCTATATTTAAAGGCGTTCACTTTGAGATGGTACTTGATGCTCATGGTTATAAATGGATAATACACTCTACAGAAAAATGGGAAGCAGGTACTGAAATAGGGATAGATGTTGCTAAAGAAAATATACATATCATGAAAAAAACTGTAGAAGAGGTGATATTATGAAAACAAAAATACCGGCAATACCTTATTTAATCTGGACATTAGTTTTTGTATTAGTTCCTCTTTTTTTAGTTATATATTTTGCTTTTACAAATCAGAGCGGAGATTTTACTTTAAATAACTTTGCTAATGTTACAGCATTTACTCCTGTTATAGTTCGTTCTGTGGTTCTTGCATCTATTGCTACGATAATATGTTTGATACTTGCTTATCCTATGTCATATTATATATCAAGACAGGAAAAAACAGTTCAGCATGCTTTAATAATGCTTGTAATGCTTCCTATGTGGATGAATTTTCTTCTTAGAACTTATGCTTGGATGACTATATTAGAAAACAATGGACTTATAAATAAAGCTTTTATTTTTATGGGACTTTCACCTGTAAAACTCATAAATACTCAGACTGCTGTATTAATAGGAATGGTTTATAATTATCTTCCTTTTATGATACTTCCGCTTTATTCGGTTATGACTAAAATACATCATAGTTTGATAGAGGCTTCTCAGGATTTGGGAGCTAATTCTTTTAATGTATTTAGTAAAGTAATATTTCCATTAAGTTTGCCGGGAATGGCGGCAGGTGTTACAATGGTATTCGTTGCAGCGGTAAGTACATTTGTAATTTCTCGTATGCTTGGCGGCGGCTCTAATATACTTATAGGCGATTTAATAGAGATGCAGTTTTTAGGTATGTCTTATAATCCTAATTTAGGTTCGGCTATAAGTTTGGTTTTAATTGTAATATCTTTATGTGCTATTATGCTTATGCAGCAGATAGATGAAGAAGATGAAGATATTAATGGTATGTTTTTATAAGGATATGCCGTTATGATAAAGAAAATACTATCAAGAAGCTATATCGCTTTTATATTTTTATTTTTATATGCTCCAATAGCAATATTAATTTTTTTCTCTTTTAATAGGGCAAGAGGAAGAGGCGTCTTTACCGGTTTTACTTTGCATTGGTATAAAGAATTATTTTCCAATGATTTAATATTAAGTTCATTTGTTAATACCATAATAGTTGCGGCAGTATCTTCGGTATTTGCTACTATACTTGGTACAATGGCGGCAATAGGTATAAATAGTTTTAATAAAAAAATGAAAAGTGCTGTTATGGGTATTACTTATGTATCTATAATAAATCCTGAAATAGTAACAGGAATATCTTTAATGCTTTTATTCGTTATAATGAAGCTTAAATTTGGATTTACTACTTTAATATTAGCACATATAACTTTCAATGTACCTTATGTTATATTAAATGTACTTCCTAAGTTAAGACAGCAGGATAATAGTTTATATGAAGCGGCTTTGGATTTAGGCTGTACTCCTTCAATGGCTTTTTGGAAAGTTGTTATACCGGATATACTTCCAGGTATACTTGCCGGTTTTTTAATGGCATTGACTTATTCATTAGATGATTTTGTTGTAAGCTATTTTACTACAGGTATTACTTCTCAGACTTTGCCTATTACTATATATTCTATGACAAGAAAAAGAGTAAGCCCTGAGATTAATGCTATATCTACGGTTATATTTATAGTTGTGCTTGTAAGTCTTGTTGTTATGAATTTAAAAGAGATTAAAAAAGAAAAATATTTAATGCAGTTAAAAAGAAAAATAAATAAAAATTAAAAAAGGAGTAACAAAATGAAAAAGAAAATTTTGGCAGTTCTTATGCTGATTGCTATAGTATCAAATGCTCAAACTGTTGATCTAAATAAATTTGATACTAACTATTATCATAAGTACAAGGGGCAGAATTTATCAGTTAATGTTTATAATTGGGGCGAGTATATATCAGATGGTTCAGACGGTTCATTAGATGTAAATAAACTCTTTGAGGAGCTTACAGGAGTGAAAGTCAACTATTCTACTTTTGCCTCTAATGAAGAAATGTATGTTAAATTAAAAGTCGGAGGTATTCAGTATGATGTTATAATACCTTCTGATTATATGATAGAAAGACTTATAAGAGAAAATTTGATAAGAAAATTGAATTTTAATAATATTCCTGCAAATACTAATATCAATCAAAGATTTAAAAACCTTCCATTTGATCCTACAGGAGAATATTCTTTGGCTTATACTTGGGGTGTTACAGGAATAATATATAACAGACAGTTAGTAAGTGAAAAGGAAGCCGATATAGATTGGAAAATACTTTTCGATAAAAAATATCAGGGACAAATACTTATGTATTATAACCCTAGAGATGCTTTCGGAATAGCTCAGGCATATTTAGGATATTCTCTTAATACTACTAATGAATCAGAACTTGCAGAATGTGCTAAACTTTTAAAAAGTCAAAAACCTTTGGTACAGTCTTATGTAATGGATGAAATGTATGATAAGATGGAAGCTGGAGAGGCTGCTATAGGTGTTTACTATGCTGGGGACTCTTTAAGTATGATAGAAAATAATCAGGATTTGAATTTTGTTATCCCTAAAAAAGGAGCTAATTTATTTGTAGATTCTATGTGTGTACCTTCTTCTTCAGGTTCTCCTGAATTAGGCGAGATGTATATTAATTTCTTATCTGAACCTGAAATAGCTTTGGCAAATATAGAGTTTATTAATTATGCTTCTCCAAATGACGGAGCTATTGCTATAATGAGCAGTGAAATGAAGAATAATAAAATAATATATCCGGATAAGGAAACTTTGGATAATTGTGAGGTTTACATAACATTGCCTGATGAAACTAATATCTTAATGGAAGAATTATGGAATGAAATACTTTCTAATGATACTACATATAAAGGCTGGGTAATACCTGTTGCTTTGGGTGTTATAGTTCTTCTTTGCGTAGTTATTATTGTATTGAAAAAGATGAAGAGAAAAGAAAATTAATATTTTATTATAATAAATAAAAGCCTAGTATGTTTTAGCATGCTAGGCTTTTTTTATTTATAAAGAAATTATCTTGCAAAAGAGAATAATAGATATATAATTTTTATATAATGTTTGAAGGAGAACTAAAATGTTTAAAAGGGCTTATGTTATTTTATTATTATTTTTAATTATTTTTTCATATTCCTGCTCTAATTCTACTGCTAAGAAAACAGGAAATACAGGCAGTTTAACCATAATACACATGAATGATACCCATGGAAAAGATGAGCAAGAAATGGTTGTTAATAGTGATGTAAATCCTCCTGAAACTAATTATATGTATGGAGCAGCTAGAAGAGCTTCATATATAAAACAGGTAAAGTCTACTAATAATAATGTATTAGTTCTTCATGCTGGAGATACTATTACAGGAAGTGTATATTCTACAGTATTTCAGGGAAGAGATGAAGTTGATATTATGAATATGATTGGAGTTGATGCTGCTGCTGTTGGAAATCACTTTGTAGATTATGGACTTAGCAATTTCACAGAGATTATGAAAGAGAGAAAATTCCCTACGCTTTCTTTAAATATAAAAAATAAATCAGATAATAGTTATTATGCTGCCACATACATTGTTACAAATGTCAACGGGCTTAATGTAGCAATTATTGGTATAACAACTTCAGATTCTGTTTACAGTCCTAAAAATATTGAAGGTTTGGTATTTGAAGAAGAAATTAAATCATTAAAAGATTTCATAAAACAAACTCCGCTTAATACTACTAATGATCTTACAATATTGCTTAGCCATGTTGGATATGAAGCAGACAAAAAAATTGCTGAAGCTATTCCAAATACATTTGATATAATAATAGGCGGACATAGTCATACTGAATTGGAAAAAGCTGAAGTTGTTAATGGTACTCCTATAGTGCAGGCTGGTTCTTACGGACATTATTTAGGAAATATTAATTTGAATATTAATAATGGGGTAATGGATAAAAATAATTTAAATTATAAGTTAGTAGCTATGGATCAGACAATAGAGCAGGATAATGATATGCTTGCATTTATTGATGAGATGAAAGGTACAGTGGATAAAGAATTCAATGTAAGAATAGGCTCTTTACCTATGGAATTAGCTCATGAAGGAATAAGATCCAACTCTATGGCTATAGGAAATTTTGCATGCGATTTAGTAAAAGACTCTTATGAAAATGTTGATATTGTAATGATTAATTCCGGAAATTTAAGATCCGCATTAAAATCTGG
This genomic window contains:
- a CDS encoding ABC transporter substrate-binding protein, yielding MKKKILAVLMLIAIVSNAQTVDLNKFDTNYYHKYKGQNLSVNVYNWGEYISDGSDGSLDVNKLFEELTGVKVNYSTFASNEEMYVKLKVGGIQYDVIIPSDYMIERLIRENLIRKLNFNNIPANTNINQRFKNLPFDPTGEYSLAYTWGVTGIIYNRQLVSEKEADIDWKILFDKKYQGQILMYYNPRDAFGIAQAYLGYSLNTTNESELAECAKLLKSQKPLVQSYVMDEMYDKMEAGEAAIGVYYAGDSLSMIENNQDLNFVIPKKGANLFVDSMCVPSSSGSPELGEMYINFLSEPEIALANIEFINYASPNDGAIAIMSSEMKNNKIIYPDKETLDNCEVYITLPDETNILMEELWNEILSNDTTYKGWVIPVALGVIVLLCVVIIVLKKMKRKEN
- a CDS encoding ABC transporter permease; translated protein: MKTKIPAIPYLIWTLVFVLVPLFLVIYFAFTNQSGDFTLNNFANVTAFTPVIVRSVVLASIATIICLILAYPMSYYISRQEKTVQHALIMLVMLPMWMNFLLRTYAWMTILENNGLINKAFIFMGLSPVKLINTQTAVLIGMVYNYLPFMILPLYSVMTKIHHSLIEASQDLGANSFNVFSKVIFPLSLPGMAAGVTMVFVAAVSTFVISRMLGGGSNILIGDLIEMQFLGMSYNPNLGSAISLVLIVISLCAIMLMQQIDEEDEDINGMFL
- a CDS encoding ABC transporter ATP-binding protein, whose protein sequence is MSDNIIVSLKNINVSYDENSILENLNLDIKDKEFLTLLGPSGCGKTTILRTIAGFIKPDSGEVLFDGKVINDTPAYKREVNTVFQRYALFPHLNVFENIAFGLNLKKVPKSEIKDRVHQMLKMVNLENYGNRNIARLSGGQQQRVAIARALINKPRVLLLDEPLGALDLKLRKEMQIELKKIQQSLEITFVYVTHDQEEALTMSDTVAVMKDGEILQIGTPEDIYNEPKNAFIADFIGESNIIDGIMHDDYSVEFAGYMFECVDRGFEKLEKVDVVIRPEDIIVVPPDNANISGLVESAIFKGVHFEMVLDAHGYKWIIHSTEKWEAGTEIGIDVAKENIHIMKKTVEEVIL
- a CDS encoding bifunctional metallophosphatase/5'-nucleotidase, giving the protein MFKRAYVILLLFLIIFSYSCSNSTAKKTGNTGSLTIIHMNDTHGKDEQEMVVNSDVNPPETNYMYGAARRASYIKQVKSTNNNVLVLHAGDTITGSVYSTVFQGRDEVDIMNMIGVDAAAVGNHFVDYGLSNFTEIMKERKFPTLSLNIKNKSDNSYYAATYIVTNVNGLNVAIIGITTSDSVYSPKNIEGLVFEEEIKSLKDFIKQTPLNTTNDLTILLSHVGYEADKKIAEAIPNTFDIIIGGHSHTELEKAEVVNGTPIVQAGSYGHYLGNINLNINNGVMDKNNLNYKLVAMDQTIEQDNDMLAFIDEMKGTVDKEFNVRIGSLPMELAHEGIRSNSMAIGNFACDLVKDSYENVDIVMINSGNLRSALKSGDITLGNIQNEFAPFNNEVIIVSLNGKDVLDMIKLSGKKRGLGGFLQYSKGMEVKYTADGELVSAKLNGEDISEAKDYTVILSDFVFDGGDGYFDAQNNPIGRKGKNVVRTGNDIRDALISKIKEFNNIPADYIDQNPRVIFE
- a CDS encoding ABC transporter permease, encoding MIKKILSRSYIAFIFLFLYAPIAILIFFSFNRARGRGVFTGFTLHWYKELFSNDLILSSFVNTIIVAAVSSVFATILGTMAAIGINSFNKKMKSAVMGITYVSIINPEIVTGISLMLLFVIMKLKFGFTTLILAHITFNVPYVILNVLPKLRQQDNSLYEAALDLGCTPSMAFWKVVIPDILPGILAGFLMALTYSLDDFVVSYFTTGITSQTLPITIYSMTRKRVSPEINAISTVIFIVVLVSLVVMNLKEIKKEKYLMQLKRKINKN